In one window of Gemmatimonadaceae bacterium DNA:
- a CDS encoding methyltransferase domain-containing protein, translating into MSESIGQRSAAQAVHRVRTQCRACGAERLTRFLVLGPQPLANANLRTMGDAEHEARYPLDVYFCEECALVQLADVIDPEVLFRHYLYVTGTSETIAAHNVAYARTVADLLTLGADDLVVEVASNDGSLLRCFQALGVRTLGVEPATNIAEIARSDGIETVGDFFNGETGTRLRAARGAARAVIGNNVLAHVDDTQDFLRGAKALIDGDGLVITEVPYARTMLEHLEYDTVYHEHLCYFSVTALQRLCASVGLTLVRVDEVPVHGGSVRMYAGRREHYATPGASVLRMIESEAAIGLTSLARWQRFAHDVESQRTALRALLERLRDEGKHVAGYGAPAKGNTLLNYCGIGTDLVPYTVDRSALKVGTLTPGMHLPVLPVETLLERQPDYVLILAWNFADEIMRQQQAYRDRGGQFIVPIPFPVIV; encoded by the coding sequence GTGAGCGAGTCCATTGGGCAGCGGTCCGCAGCGCAAGCGGTGCATCGCGTTCGAACGCAGTGCCGGGCCTGCGGGGCAGAACGGCTGACGCGGTTTCTGGTACTTGGCCCACAGCCGTTAGCGAACGCCAACTTGCGAACGATGGGCGACGCGGAGCACGAAGCCCGATATCCGCTCGATGTGTACTTCTGCGAGGAGTGCGCCTTGGTGCAACTCGCGGATGTCATCGATCCGGAGGTCTTGTTCCGGCACTATCTGTATGTCACCGGGACCTCGGAAACGATCGCCGCGCACAACGTCGCCTATGCGCGTACGGTGGCGGACCTGTTGACGCTTGGCGCCGACGATCTGGTGGTGGAAGTCGCCAGCAACGACGGCAGCCTGTTGCGTTGCTTTCAGGCGCTTGGCGTCCGGACTCTCGGCGTCGAGCCGGCCACCAACATCGCCGAGATCGCGCGCAGCGATGGCATCGAGACGGTCGGAGACTTCTTCAACGGCGAGACCGGGACCCGGCTGCGTGCGGCACGCGGGGCGGCGCGCGCGGTGATTGGCAACAACGTGCTGGCGCATGTGGACGATACCCAGGACTTCCTGCGTGGTGCGAAGGCGCTCATTGACGGCGACGGCCTGGTGATCACCGAAGTGCCGTACGCGCGCACCATGCTGGAACATCTCGAGTATGACACGGTCTATCACGAGCACCTCTGTTACTTCTCTGTCACCGCACTGCAACGACTGTGCGCGTCGGTGGGATTGACGCTGGTGCGGGTTGATGAGGTGCCCGTGCATGGTGGATCGGTGCGCATGTATGCCGGCCGGCGGGAACACTACGCCACGCCGGGCGCGAGCGTCCTGCGGATGATCGAATCCGAAGCGGCGATTGGCCTGACGAGTCTGGCGCGATGGCAGCGGTTCGCCCATGATGTCGAGTCGCAACGCACCGCGTTGCGCGCGCTGCTGGAGCGATTGCGGGACGAGGGCAAGCACGTTGCCGGGTATGGCGCACCGGCCAAGGGCAACACGCTGCTCAACTACTGCGGCATTGGCACCGATCTTGTGCCCTACACGGTGGATCGCAGCGCGCTCAAGGTGGGCACACTGACCCCCGGCATGCATCTGCCGGTGCTGCCGGTGGAGACCCTGCTGGAGCGACAGCCGGACTATGTGCTCATTCTGGCCTGGAATTTCGCGGATGAGATCATGCGTCAGCAGCAGGCGTATCGCGATCGGGGTGGGCAGTTCATTGTGCCGATACCCTTTCCGGTCATCGTGTGA